The segment AGAGCCCACTGATAGCGCTCCGTCATGAAAACACTATCAAATCTAAGCCAATAGGCAAACCAACCCGCCAGAGCAACAACAAGTATATCGGCCGCGCGAACCAACATATGCGTATAAGGACCAAAACCACTAATGGACCGATCAATATTACTCATTAATACCTCTATAAGATATCGACAAATGGCTCTTGATGGTCACCATCTGAATATAGAAAAAATTTGCGCTATGGGGAGGAATTCCAGAAACGTCTGTGCATACTCAGTTTTCGTTTCCATTTAATCGGCAGACGTCTCTCCTGCTTGCCTAATTTGAAACCCAACATTTTAATACCATTTCTTACAAGCGCATCGGGAATGTAGAACTTCCCATGCTGAGCAAGAAATTTCAATTCTGAAACCACAAACCGCATCCCTTCACCACCCGCACTGCCAAAACTTTCCTGAATCCAATTTTCACGCGATAAAAAGACCCCGATATCAAAGTAGCGCTTGCCCTCTTCAAGCAAAGTATAATCATGCGAATGATGACACCTGGCTGATCCCTGATAAGCGACTTTCCATCCCGCCATCAACATACGTGCCGCAACATACATGTCCTCACCCAGAATGACATGGCCTGGGAAGCCTCCAACAGACATCAGCGATTCCGAACGATAGGCAGCAAAAGAATTAGACATGAACGCCGCTTTGATTCCAAGCACTGAAGCATCTGCCATCGTCTTGGTGCGAGAGCCCACAGGATAATTGAACAGACGTGCGTGTCTGCCCAGTGGCCTTGCCTCCAAGTGTGGCAATTGCTTGCCACACACTGCGCCAACCATCGGATCTTCGAAGGGCTGAATCAGATATTCGATCGCTTCTGGCTCGGCAAGGTAAGCATCCTGCGTCATGAAAATATAGATTTCGTAGCCGGGACGCTCGACAAGCGCTCTTTGCCGAGTTCCTCCATGATTGAATTCTGATGTCGGTATCACCAGATGATCAACCTCATGTTCTGTCAGATAGTCGGCAGTGCCGTCACTGGAAGACGAATCAATGACAAAAAAATGGGCATTGGATGGCAAGCTGTCGATGAGTCGCTGCAGATCCTTCAAACCATTATACGTTGGCACTACCACCAAGCAATTTTCAGCGTTCATAGGGATATCTTACCTTTCTTTTTACAGACAACATCTTTAAGCGCTTTATAGAAAAAACGTAAGTATTCACGTCGTCCTGGCACAGCACAGAGAATCACGATTTGATGTATGAAGGCGAATACTATCTCTCTCATGGCCAAGAGATTCGGGACATGTTTCATTCCAAGTAGATAAAAAGAATTACGCACCCTATAGTACCGT is part of the Cobetia sp. L2A1 genome and harbors:
- a CDS encoding glycosyltransferase family 2 protein codes for the protein MNAENCLVVVPTYNGLKDLQRLIDSLPSNAHFFVIDSSSSDGTADYLTEHEVDHLVIPTSEFNHGGTRQRALVERPGYEIYIFMTQDAYLAEPEAIEYLIQPFEDPMVGAVCGKQLPHLEARPLGRHARLFNYPVGSRTKTMADASVLGIKAAFMSNSFAAYRSESLMSVGGFPGHVILGEDMYVAARMLMAGWKVAYQGSARCHHSHDYTLLEEGKRYFDIGVFLSRENWIQESFGSAGGEGMRFVVSELKFLAQHGKFYIPDALVRNGIKMLGFKLGKQERRLPIKWKRKLSMHRRFWNSSP